In Vallitalea okinawensis, the following proteins share a genomic window:
- a CDS encoding S-layer homology domain-containing protein: protein MIRRTLVLMTTIVLSLYCIAFTSSAKEENRMLGMPIGFTFSEGVDWNLDIEGITAVKINDDIEFSIYYENSEISFYSFFNPPEGDKIKIMGNPSELENENGLLKIRYSLEEFKKFGSITISIIDGYSNHGYIFLESPKKINYDQLEEIFEFENEILNQLVKEKLNKDKISKDDLEAIETLTANDKGIYYLNGLEYLPQLKYLDLRNNNISDLSLLSELDQLEVLYLEGNPVQDYTPIYSLFDNLIVNDFPNEEVNYLINEGKLQDLNVVKEHSNLLIAYTASKFSDLSESEWYTKNISYLYVMKVISGYSDGTFKPDSEISIDEFVKMIITILGYDMEPGKEYWASPFIEKAHELGLIQESEFTNYRRQITRGEMARIVARAVSSDSIKDETLEVYKDSIMDYDSIPDEYKESILIAFSEGIISGYTDNTFRYDQLATRAEAASIIIRLIDIDARAKPEQ from the coding sequence TTGATTAGACGAACTTTAGTATTGATGACCACAATAGTACTATCACTTTATTGTATTGCTTTTACATCTTCAGCCAAAGAAGAAAATCGTATGCTAGGAATGCCTATCGGTTTTACTTTTAGTGAAGGTGTTGATTGGAATTTAGATATTGAGGGTATAACAGCAGTAAAAATCAATGATGATATTGAGTTTAGTATTTATTATGAAAATAGTGAAATATCTTTTTACAGCTTCTTTAATCCACCAGAAGGTGACAAAATAAAAATTATGGGTAACCCATCTGAATTAGAGAATGAGAATGGGCTTTTAAAAATAAGATATTCCTTGGAGGAGTTTAAGAAATTTGGAAGTATAACTATAAGTATTATAGATGGCTATTCTAACCATGGCTACATATTCCTTGAAAGTCCAAAAAAAATTAATTACGACCAATTAGAAGAGATTTTTGAATTTGAGAATGAAATCTTAAATCAACTAGTAAAAGAGAAGCTTAACAAGGATAAAATCTCTAAAGACGACTTAGAAGCAATAGAAACATTAACGGCTAATGATAAAGGTATTTACTACCTAAATGGTTTAGAATACTTACCACAGTTAAAATATCTGGATTTAAGAAATAATAACATTAGTGATTTGAGTTTATTGTCTGAACTTGATCAATTAGAAGTATTATATCTTGAGGGTAATCCTGTACAAGATTATACACCTATATATTCTTTATTCGATAATCTAATTGTGAATGATTTTCCTAATGAAGAAGTTAACTATTTAATCAATGAAGGAAAACTGCAAGATTTAAATGTTGTTAAAGAACATAGCAATCTCCTGATAGCCTATACAGCTTCTAAATTCTCAGATCTTTCAGAAAGTGAATGGTATACAAAAAATATTTCATACCTTTATGTGATGAAAGTAATTAGCGGCTATTCAGATGGTACATTCAAACCTGATAGTGAAATAAGTATTGATGAGTTTGTTAAGATGATTATTACTATTTTAGGCTATGATATGGAACCTGGAAAGGAATATTGGGCGTCTCCTTTTATAGAAAAAGCTCATGAACTTGGATTAATACAAGAGAGTGAATTTACTAATTATAGAAGACAAATCACAAGAGGTGAAATGGCAAGAATCGTTGCAAGAGCAGTAAGCTCAGATTCAATTAAGGATGAGACGCTTGAAGTTTATAAAGACTCTATAATGGATTATGATTCAATTCCCGATGAATATAAAGAATCTATTCTGATAGCTTTTTCAGAAGGTATCATAAGTGGATATACTGATAATACCTTTAGATATGATCAATTAGCAACAAGAGCTGAAGCTGCATCAATTATTATTAGACTGATTGATATAGATGCACGTGCAAAACCAGAGCAATAA
- a CDS encoding CHAP domain-containing protein, which translates to MKKKILYIVIILASLVSMTIWYKSLETEYEVDLTMYDFNYDEDGIMIEPSFEPSIIQNANTKIKETEEEFIELLDFLIGEGPFTSSRSLIEGNKIVTMGLSQLYYYPDDYNEGYYSYWEPDKDINRDPIRENPLTGEDTGDVHKFTIFGPEQWCTDFVSWCYNYAGCPMKGGGATVPGIECSSTDWMVKGGAYSVRYFRKYKSWYYPEELPQQVQPVPGDFIYLPEHVAFVWEVVNNDLHILEGNYGDKVNDRWIRDYRNNKLMKGYGLRFGCQRIVSHGDRVDTVASIDTQVNGVLQSDIEKIIDGDLATVCELNFDDSNSVSFQVDLKEPYIIRRVAFSWGEEQARRVRLAFSNTDSFNDFDETTDWFEIEEDELYTSMYILPYEYRYITIEIEGQGDIIDLKEVLILD; encoded by the coding sequence ATGAAGAAAAAAATTCTATATATTGTTATAATATTAGCTAGCCTAGTATCAATGACTATTTGGTATAAAAGCCTTGAAACAGAATATGAAGTTGATTTAACGATGTACGATTTTAACTATGATGAAGATGGGATTATGATTGAGCCTTCTTTTGAACCCTCCATCATTCAAAATGCAAACACAAAAATAAAAGAGACAGAAGAAGAGTTCATTGAGTTGCTAGATTTCCTTATTGGTGAAGGACCTTTTACTTCAAGTAGAAGCTTAATCGAAGGGAATAAAATTGTTACCATGGGCTTAAGTCAACTTTATTATTATCCTGATGACTATAATGAAGGGTATTATTCCTACTGGGAACCTGATAAAGATATCAACAGAGATCCAATTAGGGAAAATCCTCTTACAGGTGAAGATACAGGAGATGTTCATAAGTTCACTATATTTGGTCCAGAGCAATGGTGCACTGATTTCGTCTCATGGTGTTATAACTATGCTGGTTGCCCAATGAAGGGTGGTGGTGCTACTGTACCAGGTATTGAATGCAGTTCTACAGATTGGATGGTTAAGGGTGGTGCCTATTCTGTGCGTTACTTTAGAAAGTATAAATCTTGGTATTATCCTGAAGAATTACCTCAGCAAGTCCAACCTGTACCTGGAGACTTTATTTATTTACCTGAACATGTTGCTTTTGTATGGGAAGTAGTCAACAATGATCTACATATACTTGAAGGCAATTATGGTGATAAGGTTAATGACCGTTGGATTAGAGATTATCGTAATAATAAGCTTATGAAAGGATATGGTTTAAGATTTGGCTGTCAAAGAATTGTATCTCATGGTGATCGAGTTGATACAGTAGCATCCATTGATACTCAAGTTAATGGAGTACTTCAGAGTGATATTGAAAAGATCATAGATGGGGACTTAGCCACAGTATGTGAATTGAATTTTGATGATAGTAATTCTGTAAGTTTTCAGGTAGATTTAAAAGAACCATACATAATAAGACGAGTTGCTTTCTCTTGGGGAGAGGAGCAAGCTAGAAGAGTACGACTTGCTTTTAGTAATACAGACTCATTTAATGATTTTGATGAGACTACTGATTGGTTTGAGATAGAAGAGGATGAACTTTATACATCTATGTATATATTACCCTATGAGTATCGCTATATTACCATTGAGATAGAAGGGCAGGGTGACATTATAGATCTAAAAGAAGTACTTATTTTGGATTAA
- a CDS encoding 3'-5' exonuclease translates to MSYIVFDLEFNQALIEDQKHSKRMNQKCPFEIIQIGAVKLDTELNEVATFKALVKPIIYPKVHPFIEELTNITDDQLKLARSFKYVFEQFTDFIDGKDNIFGIWGLADMKELFRNVVFHKLSSNDIPRRFINIQEIASKKFRTPNNSSIGLRSAIEFMDIPIEKSFHDAFHDAFYTAEVFRRLSSEPYQIEKYDPRQAFINRGKRIQKQKRKIDYHGLIQQFEKMYNRKMTEDEKSIIKLAYKMGLTDQFQIPDKSK, encoded by the coding sequence ATGAGTTATATCGTATTTGATTTAGAATTTAATCAAGCCCTTATTGAAGATCAAAAACACTCTAAGCGAATGAATCAGAAATGCCCTTTCGAAATTATACAAATTGGTGCAGTTAAGCTTGATACAGAGCTTAATGAAGTCGCAACCTTTAAGGCTCTAGTTAAGCCAATTATATATCCGAAAGTGCACCCTTTTATAGAAGAATTAACTAACATTACCGATGATCAATTAAAGTTAGCTCGATCTTTTAAATATGTTTTTGAGCAATTTACTGATTTTATTGATGGGAAAGATAATATCTTTGGTATTTGGGGCTTAGCAGATATGAAGGAATTGTTTAGAAATGTAGTATTTCATAAATTAAGTAGTAATGACATTCCTAGAAGGTTCATTAACATACAGGAGATCGCTTCTAAGAAATTTAGGACACCAAATAACAGTAGTATTGGATTAAGAAGCGCTATTGAATTTATGGATATACCCATTGAGAAGTCGTTTCATGATGCGTTTCATGATGCTTTTTATACTGCTGAAGTTTTTAGAAGACTATCATCAGAGCCTTATCAAATAGAAAAATATGATCCTCGCCAAGCTTTTATCAACAGAGGGAAGCGGATCCAAAAACAGAAAAGGAAAATCGATTATCATGGCTTAATCCAACAATTTGAGAAAATGTATAATAGAAAAATGACAGAAGATGAAAAATCAATAATCAAGTTAGCCTATAAAATGGGACTAACAGATCAATTTCAGATACCTGATAAATCAAAATAA
- a CDS encoding bis-aminopropyl spermidine synthase family protein: protein MIAKKVKIQEGEDAIENFLRLLYLNNPQSNKRLARQLLLPIPLVSAIKKEFIKIGIVVQKKGIMLTTNGKTFVEDELGYKGIDLAFLHSIMEDNLSMEVIFKEDWILLENIYGLRPDANMALDQAHCTMKTSLKRAILALRMNSLIHKKILCIGDDDFVSIALGFLLKRLYPDTSHNRTEIHVADLDQRYLNQLSDIANKYHLPITCFQMDFKDSVKDDFLNNYDAFFTDPPYTLQGMSLFISRGLAMLKKKKGTLIFFSFAHKSFDETYKMQKIISDMGLTIQQLHKHFNEYYGGSIIGNTSQLIVLKTTEWTKPIIAPNDSFKEFLYTKEVNQKNSSSK, encoded by the coding sequence TTGATTGCTAAGAAGGTAAAAATCCAAGAAGGTGAAGATGCAATCGAAAACTTCTTGAGATTACTATATTTAAATAACCCTCAGTCCAATAAACGCTTAGCACGTCAGTTATTATTACCCATTCCGTTAGTATCAGCAATAAAAAAGGAATTTATTAAAATTGGTATTGTAGTTCAGAAAAAGGGAATCATGTTAACTACTAATGGAAAAACATTTGTTGAAGATGAATTAGGCTATAAAGGAATTGATTTAGCTTTTCTTCATTCTATTATGGAAGATAATTTATCTATGGAGGTAATCTTTAAAGAAGATTGGATTCTATTAGAAAATATTTATGGGTTAAGACCTGATGCAAATATGGCCTTGGACCAAGCACACTGCACTATGAAAACAAGTCTAAAGAGGGCTATACTAGCTTTACGCATGAATAGCCTTATCCATAAAAAAATTCTATGTATAGGTGATGATGATTTTGTTAGTATCGCTCTAGGTTTTCTTTTAAAACGACTATATCCAGATACCAGTCATAATAGGACCGAAATTCACGTTGCAGATTTGGATCAAAGATACTTAAATCAGCTCAGTGATATTGCCAACAAGTATCATTTACCCATTACATGTTTTCAAATGGATTTTAAAGATTCAGTTAAAGACGATTTCCTTAATAACTACGATGCTTTTTTTACAGATCCACCATATACATTACAAGGTATGAGTTTGTTTATTTCAAGAGGCTTAGCAATGTTAAAAAAGAAAAAAGGAACATTAATATTTTTTTCATTTGCTCATAAGTCTTTTGATGAAACCTATAAAATGCAGAAAATAATCTCTGATATGGGTTTAACCATTCAGCAACTTCACAAACATTTCAATGAGTATTACGGTGGCTCTATTATCGGTAATACTAGTCAACTAATCGTATTAAAAACAACTGAATGGACAAAGCCTATTATAGCTCCAAATGATTCCTTCAAAGAGTTTCTCTATACAAAAGAAGTGAATCAAAAAAATTCCTCAAGCAAATAA
- a CDS encoding GNAT family N-acetyltransferase: protein MMKNVSIRRPNKKDIEELHQLFAVTITTAFEEEGVGDDLESINGEVEEKKQRLKEDIASNGFNHFFLLACLEGKIVGTISYGVSSELINKCTQGQLKDVGEIGSVYILPEYQRKGIGTLLLNAMYIALIGKGIDEFCLDSGYTIAKKIWGKKLGEPKYVLKDYWGEGADHLIWCRKLKDISITYELTN, encoded by the coding sequence ATGATGAAAAATGTTAGTATTCGAAGACCAAATAAAAAAGATATTGAAGAACTTCATCAATTATTTGCAGTAACCATTACCACGGCATTTGAAGAAGAGGGAGTTGGCGACGACCTTGAATCGATTAATGGGGAGGTAGAGGAAAAAAAGCAGAGATTGAAAGAAGATATAGCATCTAATGGTTTTAATCACTTCTTTCTACTTGCGTGTTTAGAGGGAAAGATTGTTGGAACAATTTCATATGGTGTAAGTAGTGAACTAATCAATAAATGTACTCAAGGTCAACTTAAGGATGTTGGAGAAATTGGATCTGTGTATATATTACCTGAATACCAACGAAAAGGAATAGGTACGTTATTGTTAAATGCTATGTATATCGCTTTAATTGGGAAGGGGATTGATGAATTCTGTCTGGATAGCGGTTATACGATAGCAAAAAAGATATGGGGTAAGAAGCTGGGGGAACCCAAATACGTACTAAAAGATTATTGGGGAGAAGGTGCTGACCATTTAATTTGGTGCCGAAAATTAAAGGATATATCCATTACATATGAACTTACTAATTAA